A region of Mugil cephalus isolate CIBA_MC_2020 chromosome 3, CIBA_Mcephalus_1.1, whole genome shotgun sequence DNA encodes the following proteins:
- the si:cabz01068815.1 gene encoding solute carrier family 51 subunit beta — MFDVSVLLLLLLTGARAFMIQNAHNNLCLEDSADTGKLMLNECSLDSDSQQWMWTDQGRLMCVGSSRCLWAQQRETPQTRSCHGQDDVAEGLMWDYDGETLISRNKTLLLSVRGQDLVLTRHVKRSKWRLLDEGDERLRLRRGSDYSEYTDEEEEKVTEGQGGMTEEQREYLRWYYRTEDPTIWKFVLLGLSFICLLVGFLLLGIGTVANKSRKKIAKYKAAASLAKKNEGEEMQAITPLRDTTTPTLPRSDWQLQERQSSVSSSPLKAGNISVTWKDGNTSYLYTVPAEEEKQEHEQEEVSTFQEEGQ; from the exons ATGTTTGACGTGTCAGTACTATTGCTTCTCCTTCTGACAG GGGCGAGGGCATTCATGATTCAGAACGCCCACAACAACCTGTGTTTGGAGGACTCAGCAGATACAGGGAAACTCATGCTCAACGAGTGCAGCTTGGACTCAGATTCTCAGCAGTGGATGTGGACGGATCAGGGCAGGCTGATGTGTGTTGGTTCTTCCAGATGTCTGTGGGCCCAGCAGAGAGAGACACCCCAGACCAGGTCCTGTCATGGGCAAGACGACGTTGCCGAAGGCTTAATGTGGGACTATGACGGGGAGACACTGATCAGCAGAAATAAGACACTGCTGCTGTCAGTCAGAGGTCAGGATCTGGTTCTCACGCGACATGTCAAACGTTCAAAGTGGAGACTTCTGGATGAGGGAGACGAAAGACTCC GACTCAGGAGGGGATCTGATTACTCAGAGTAcacagacgaagaagaagaaaaagtgacagagggacagggaggcatgacagaggagcagagagagtaTTTGCGCTGGTACTACCGCACAGAGGATC CCACCATATGGAAGTTCGTGCTGCTGGGACTGTCCTTTatctgtcttcttgttggttttCTGCTGCTGGGAATCGGAACCGTGGCCAACAA gagcaggaagaagataGCAAAGTACAAGGCAGCAGCATCTCTGGCTAAGAAAAACGAAGGTGAGGAGATGCAGGCTATTACACCGCTCAGGGACACCACCACACCCACACTTCCACGATCAGACTGGCAGCTACAAGAAAGACAGTCCTCTGTGTCCAGCAGCCCCCTCAAAGCAGGAAACATCTCAGTCACATGGAAAGATGGTAATACCTCCTACCTGTACACAGTtcctgcagaggaggaaaaacaggagcATGAGCAGGAAGAGGTGTCCACGTTTCAGGAGGAGGGTCAGTGA
- the ubap1lb gene encoding ubiquitin-associated protein 1-like, translating into MDGVPLKMPEAAAVQQVKDDIKVTLPDYLTVLRETEYVFSLEHWVLTGLQSGFSNRPEPASSSSGLQPSCPPYWMMFRSPQQSRLASRHSSDFWEPNPRQRSHSLNPTVLRAKFTISDSEEEGERAAQKAKMCVSAKALSGEKRSDAPCKQKRVQRAFVPDLLNPPACLSSLPHQRRKNLRQCSLSVLDTPTQLNPNTNNKPQNPSSPRSLNTKASPTRANTVDRFLTISNHNTSPTMRLKPDVYRNPPATLPPRGLPFSGSDSSAELLSLLSPEERDLLRAITSQGYPLYTAITALQRTGHQRPDQIVSYLVACEHLCQLGYDMAQVEEALEMFQNCETKAEEFLQLLRQFNEMGFQQNAIKEVLLVHENHRERALEELMMRAA; encoded by the exons ATGGATGGTGTCCCTCTGAAGATGCCTGAGGCTGCTGCCGTACAACAAGTCAAAGATGACATCAAAGTGACTCTACCTGATTACCTCACTGTACTCAGAGAAACAGAG TATGTTTTCAGTTTAGAGCACTGGGTGCTAACTGGGCTTCAGAGCGGCTTCAGCAACCGGCCGGAGCCCGCGTCCTCTTCGTCAGGACTGCAGCCATCttgtccgccatattggatgaTGTTCAGAAGCCCACAGCAAAGCCGCCTAGCCAGCCGCCACAGCTCTGACTTCTGGGAGCCCAACCCTCGGCAGCGCTCCCACAGCCTCAACCCCACTGTCTTACGCGCCAAGTTTACCATCTCAGACTccgaggaggaaggagagcgtGCTGCACAGAAAGccaaaatgtgtgtgtcagcgaAAGCTTTATCAGGGGAGAAACGTTCTGACGCTCCATGTAAGCAGAAGAGAGTGCAGAGAGCCTTCGTCCCCGACTTGCTCAACCCCCCAGCCTGTCTAAGCAGTCTGCCACACCAGCGCAGGAAGAACCTGCGTCAGTGTTCCCTCTCAGTGCTGGACACACCCACACAGCTCAATcccaacacaaacaacaagccCCAGAACCCTTCGTCACCCAGATCCCTCAACACCAAGGCCTCTCCCACCAGAGCCAATACAGTTGACAGGTTCCTCACCATCAGCAACCACAACACATCACCTACG ATGCGCCTCAAACCCGATGTCTATAGAAACCCTCCTGCCACTTTACCTCCACGGGGTCTTCCCTTCTCTGGTTCTGACTCTTCAGCAGAGCTCCTGTCACTTCTGAGCCCTGAGGAGAGAGACTTGCTGAGGGCCATCACTTCTCAGGGCTACCCCCTATACACCGCCATCACTGCCCTGCAGAGGACAGGTCACCAGCGCCCCGACCAG atcGTGAGTTACCTGGTTGCGTGTGAACACCTATGTCAGCTGGGTTATGACATGGCTCAGGTGGAAGAAGCCCTGGAGATGTTTCAAAACTGTGAAACAAAG GCGGAGGAGTTCCTTCAGCTACTGAGGCAGTTCAATGAGATGGGCTTCCAGCAGAATGCCATCAAAGAAGTGCTGCTTGTCCATGAGAACCACAGAGAACGGGCTCTTGAAGAGCTAATGATGCGTGCGGCCTAA
- the pdcd7 gene encoding programmed cell death protein 7, whose amino-acid sequence MDRTYQYAQSGNQQPPIYDGSNMQTPYIANRQPTSSGLHGPPPPDHSLLPWEPTPPAHDGYSYDSPGAAGPGGPRYALPYGFDYSIPPPPFSYPPPGPLSMAPPQMNAYRSSRPPSSQTFSQPFRAGPQPPRYDFEPGRDRSLAKTQPGDERALQRMQDTQWLRGFLQNRSKKSRVPKTQQQQQTRLSSVPPVRKTLYRLSQLVSLMEESCESLKHNLHDVTVWSESYSTTLNVMKEICDEGKLLSDDQCLDQLKADASRFARRRALRERARKKLQMEEQQAKDRRSVKEAAIDKWMMKQIQQVEDKKKERELKLAADSVLCEVRKKQADMKRMEDVLKSLEKLRRLRKEAASRKGIDTEQQFNQVFSSRLEHMGYVIKKRMAVYSAEEKALMVMLEGEQEEERRRERERRMKKEKERHLHRKHRVNSMLFGEELPRDSVLQPFIQYYSQAEHSLHALIQIRREWDMFVVSADHPDGSFIPQNWILPAPPSDQAWASAVQTESDHDGP is encoded by the exons ATGGACAGGACGTATCAGTACGCCCAGTCAGGAAATCAACAGCCCCCTATCTACGATGGTAGTAATATGCAGACGCCGTATATCGCTAACAGACAGCCGACGAGTAGCGGGTTGCATGGACCTCCGCCCCCGGACCACAGTCTCCTACCGTGGGAACCTACACCCCCGGCTCATGACGGTTACTCGTACGATTCACCCGGAGCAGCTGGCCCCGGAGGGCCTCGCTACGCCCTCCCGTATGGATTCGACTACTCCATCCCCCCGCCTCCTTTCAGCTACCCACCGCCTGGGCCCTTGAGCATGGCACCCCCTCAGATGAACGCATACCGTAGCTCCAGACCCCCTTCGAGTCAGACCTTCTCCCAGCCGTTCAGAGCGGGTCCTCAGCCCCCTCGGTATGATTTCGAGCCTGGCCGTGACAGGAGTCTAGCTAAGACACAGCCGGGAGATGAGCGAGCCCTGCAGAGGATGCAGGACACACAGTGGCTCAGAGGCTTTTTGCAGAACAGAAGTAAAAAGTCCAGGGTTCCAAagacccagcagcagcagcagacgcgCCTCAGCTCAGTCCCTCCAGTCAGAAAGACACTGTACCGGCTATCTCAACTAGTCTCACTGATGGAAGAGTCCTGTGAAAGCCTGAAACACAACCTGCACGATGTCACTGTGTGGAGCGAATCCTATTCCACGACTTTAAACGTGATGAAAGAAATATGTGACGAAGGGAAACTCCTCAGTGACGACCAATGTTTAGATCAACTGAAAGCTGACGCGTCTCGTTTTGCTCGGAGAAGAGCCCTGAGAGAGAGGGCCAGGAAAAAGCTGcagatggaggagcagcaggcCAAGGACCGCCGTTCTGTGAAAGAGGCCGCTATAGATAAATGGATGATGAAGCAAATACAGCAAgtggaggacaagaagaag GAGCGGGAGCTGAAGCTGGCTGCAGACTCTGTTCTGTGTGAGGTGAGGAAGAAGCAGGCGGACATGAAGAGGATGGAAGATGTCCTGAAATCTTTGGAGAAGCTGCGCAGGCTGAGGAAAGAGGCAGCATCCAGGAAAG gtatCGACACTGAGCAGCAGTTCAACCAGGTATTCAGCAGCAGACTGGAGCACATGGGCTATGTGATAAAGAAGAGGATGGCGGTTTACTCGGCAGAGGAGAAAGCTCTGATGGTGATGCTGGAAGGAGagcaagaggaagagaggaggagagagcgcGAGAGACggatgaagaaggagaaagagagacatttgcacaggaaacacagagtgaaCTCTATGCTGTTTGGAG AGGAGCTTCCCAGGGACAGTGTCTTGCAGCCGTTCATTCAGTATTACAGCCAGGCTGAACATTCCCTGCATGCTTTGATACAAATCAG GAGAGAGTGGGACATGTTCGTGGTTTCAGCAGATCACCCTGATGGCTCCTTTATACCTCAGAACTGGATCCTGCCAGCCCCCCCATCCGACCAGGCCTGGGCGTCTGCCGTGCAGACTGAAAGCGATCATGATGGTCCTTGA
- the spg21 gene encoding maspardin: protein MEEIKASPDYNWFRSTVPLKRIIVDDDDSKVWSLYDAGPKSIRCPIIFLPPVSGTAEVFFHQVLALTGWGYRVISLQYPVYWDLMDFCDGFRKLLDHLQLDKVHLFGASLGGFLAQKFAECTHKSPRVHSLILCNSFSDTSIFNQTWTANSFWLMPAFLLKKIVLGNFAKGPVDSKMANAIDFMVDRLESLNQSELASRLTLNCQNSYVEPHKIKDVAVTIIDVFDQSALSLEAKEDMYKLYPNARRAHLKTGGNFPYLCRSAEVNLYIQIHLRQFHGTRYAAISPDMVSAEELEVQESHRTSNEET from the exons ATGGAGGAAATCAAAGCGTCTCCTGATTATAACTGGTTCAGAAGCACAGTGCCTTTGAAGAGA ATCATTGTTGATGATGACGACAGTAAGGTGTGGTCGCTGTATGATGCCGGCCCAAAGAGCATCAGGTGTCCCATCATCTTCCTTCCTCCAGTGAGCGGAACAGCTGAGGTGTTTTTCCACCAGGTGCTGGCTCTGACAGGCTGGGGCTACAGAGTAATCTCG CTGCAGTATCCTGTGTACTGGGATCTCATGGACTTCTGTGATGGATTTCGGAAGCTTCTGGATCATCTGCAGCTGGACAAA GTCCATCTCTTTGGAGCCTCCCTGGGTGGATTCTTGGCTCAGAAGTTTGCAGAGTGCACACACAAGTCCCCCCGAGTCCACTCTCTGATCCTGTGTAATTCATTCAGCGACACCTCCATCTTTAACCAGACTTGGACAGCTAACAG TTTCTGGTTGATGCCAGCCTTCTTGCTGAAGAAGATTGTTCTCGGGAACTTTGCTAAAGGTCCCGTGGACTCTAAAATGGCAAATGCAATTGACTTCATGGTGGACAGG CTGGAGAGTCTGAACCAGAGTGAGTTAGCTTCGCGGCTAACACTCAACTGTCAGAACTCGTATGTGGAGCCACACAAAATAAAGGATGTTGCTGTGACCATTATAGAT GTGTTTGATCAGAGCGCTCTGTCGCTGGAGGCCAAGGAGGACATGTATAAACTGTATCCCAACGCCAGAAGAGCTCATCTGAAAACAGGAGGAAACTTCCCTTACCTGTGCAGGAGCGCAGAGGTCAACCTCTACATACAG ATTCACTTGCGTCAGTTCCACGGGACAAGATACGCTGCCATAAGTCCCGACATGGTGAGCgctgaggagctggaggtgCAGGAGAGCCACCGGACGAGTAATGAGGAAACTTGA